From the genome of Rhizobium sp. NXC24, one region includes:
- a CDS encoding TadE family protein yields MKRAIRKIWQSRSGASAVEFALVAPVFFLMLFGMIELGRLLWTSHALHDTAIATARCMGIPQTECEDGGTYSASKAAAFARSTATGWFVGLDDASVTLDHDASCHGLAGFSQVKITYQFITVVPDLLMSLSGGTNLTADACYTNH; encoded by the coding sequence ATGAAGCGCGCTATCCGAAAAATTTGGCAGTCGCGTTCCGGCGCTAGTGCGGTGGAGTTCGCGCTGGTTGCGCCAGTCTTTTTCCTCATGCTGTTCGGGATGATCGAGCTCGGCCGATTGCTCTGGACGAGCCATGCCCTCCATGACACGGCGATTGCAACGGCGCGATGCATGGGCATTCCGCAGACGGAATGCGAAGATGGCGGGACTTACAGTGCGTCGAAGGCGGCAGCCTTCGCACGCAGTACGGCTACCGGCTGGTTCGTAGGGCTGGACGACGCATCCGTCACGCTCGATCACGACGCCAGTTGCCACGGCTTGGCAGGCTTCTCGCAAGTGAAGATCACCTATCAATTCATAACCGTCGTGCCGGATCTACTGATGTCCTTGTCCGGCGGCACAAATCTCACGGCCGATGCGTGTTACACAAATCACTGA
- a CDS encoding TadE/TadG family type IV pilus assembly protein, whose translation MIFIHVAGKKALQLRAGLRHFLRDISGNAAVEFALIAPVFILILAGSLDLGMLIFSRFQLEATVSDSASYAMVNADLVDGKDGSDLATKIATMIASEYAAGDTQASVNVNNGAVANYNGAKIVISGNVSQADACYCPSGSASSLDWGSQQSCGSSCPDGGRAGRFVSVMVKQAYTPLFSGYGLVKGDFIDASAIVRTQ comes from the coding sequence ATGATTTTCATCCATGTAGCCGGGAAAAAAGCTCTCCAGCTTCGAGCCGGCCTGAGACATTTTCTGCGAGATATCTCGGGTAATGCAGCAGTCGAATTTGCACTGATTGCGCCAGTTTTCATCCTCATCTTGGCTGGCAGCCTTGATCTCGGCATGCTCATATTCTCGCGCTTTCAGCTAGAAGCTACGGTTTCCGACAGTGCCAGCTATGCGATGGTCAATGCTGATCTGGTCGATGGCAAGGATGGCAGCGATCTGGCAACGAAAATCGCCACCATGATCGCCAGCGAATACGCGGCGGGCGATACGCAGGCATCAGTAAATGTGAATAACGGCGCAGTCGCCAACTACAATGGTGCGAAAATTGTGATCAGCGGCAACGTCAGCCAAGCCGATGCTTGTTACTGTCCGAGCGGCAGCGCGTCGTCGCTTGATTGGGGCTCGCAGCAATCCTGTGGTTCGTCCTGCCCCGATGGCGGGCGGGCGGGCCGGTTTGTCTCCGTCATGGTAAAACAGGCCTATACGCCGTTGTTCTCCGGCTACGGCCTTGTGAAAGGCGACTTTATTGACGCCAGCGCGATCGTGCGGACACAATGA
- a CDS encoding TadE/TadG family type IV pilus assembly protein, with protein sequence MKIALHQLRSLCRNRDGGIAIMAALCLPIVIGFAALSVEYGYGLLVRNENQRTADLASYAGALAYSDTSSEDEMKAAALAVAKLNGVDAGSVSVSLTTSPKDARVQAVHATISTANTLFLAPVLGVSSKLEIGAEAYSSIGSAESGCIIALDKSGSGVTLSGGVQVSASKCYVNSNSDVVAPCGTKITNKGTTYYGGTSQPCPWSTNLVQADGSAAPVTKQYTEDPLSGNSGVAELTARFDTIRKASWPKKVSVSTGTNIEFGGNATPKQTADAITSIDCSYDPANYNQYWTTKWDITCSGSEVNIGSLLVHGNVQVNFNISGSKSTTYNFSGKIQNDFGTKLVFGDGTYNVAGGVYGADLTFGAGSFHFGMGDTNCGDARYSLCSSGKTVIDGPSTFILDAGFYTGDGASLKLGAGTANSYTIGQSSGDNAMGVGGGSTTYMADASTGKGVFRADGDINGGGGGSCITFPASAQHDISGSVNLAGGARLGAGVYTVDGYFSVNTGGASCSDSIAVSGTNVTIVISGTETPSDWECKGKAFCLTGGNAITLSAPQSGTYANLAVIGPQSSKSYADAEITSGGRGKISGAFYFPKGLIDFGGGGQIGDAATGCLQLIGASISLSGGSQTMSECTLSATSSEVELVQ encoded by the coding sequence ATGAAAATCGCGCTGCATCAACTGCGGTCGCTTTGCCGGAACCGGGACGGCGGTATCGCGATCATGGCAGCCTTGTGCCTGCCGATTGTTATCGGCTTTGCTGCTCTCTCCGTGGAATACGGATACGGGCTTCTGGTGCGCAACGAAAACCAGCGCACGGCGGATCTTGCCTCCTATGCCGGCGCGCTCGCCTATAGCGATACGAGTTCGGAAGACGAGATGAAAGCGGCAGCGCTTGCCGTGGCGAAGCTCAACGGTGTCGATGCTGGCAGCGTTTCCGTTTCCCTGACAACCTCTCCGAAGGACGCGCGCGTTCAGGCGGTGCATGCTACCATCTCCACTGCGAACACACTTTTTCTCGCGCCCGTTCTCGGCGTCAGTTCAAAGCTCGAAATCGGGGCTGAAGCTTATTCATCCATAGGTTCGGCGGAGAGCGGCTGCATCATCGCCTTGGACAAATCCGGATCGGGCGTCACTCTCTCCGGCGGCGTGCAGGTCAGCGCAAGCAAGTGCTATGTGAACTCCAACAGTGATGTCGTCGCCCCCTGCGGAACGAAGATCACCAATAAGGGTACCACCTATTACGGAGGTACGTCGCAGCCTTGCCCTTGGTCTACCAACCTCGTGCAGGCAGATGGAAGTGCGGCGCCCGTCACCAAGCAATACACAGAGGATCCTCTCTCGGGAAATTCCGGAGTAGCCGAACTTACCGCACGCTTCGATACCATCCGCAAGGCGTCGTGGCCAAAGAAGGTCTCCGTGAGCACGGGTACCAACATTGAGTTTGGCGGCAACGCGACCCCAAAGCAAACCGCAGACGCCATAACGTCCATCGACTGCAGCTACGATCCTGCGAACTACAATCAATATTGGACAACCAAATGGGACATCACCTGCTCCGGTTCTGAGGTGAATATCGGCTCCCTGCTGGTTCACGGCAACGTTCAGGTAAATTTCAATATTTCGGGCAGCAAAAGCACGACCTACAACTTCTCGGGCAAGATCCAGAACGATTTCGGCACGAAGCTGGTATTCGGGGACGGCACCTACAATGTTGCAGGAGGCGTTTACGGCGCCGATCTGACATTCGGCGCCGGTTCCTTTCACTTCGGGATGGGCGACACCAATTGCGGCGATGCGCGCTACAGCCTATGCAGCTCAGGAAAAACCGTCATCGATGGACCCAGCACCTTCATATTGGACGCCGGCTTCTACACGGGCGATGGCGCTAGCCTGAAGCTCGGAGCCGGAACGGCCAACAGCTATACCATCGGCCAGTCCAGCGGCGACAACGCGATGGGCGTGGGTGGCGGCTCGACCACCTATATGGCGGATGCCAGTACGGGTAAGGGCGTTTTCCGCGCCGACGGCGACATCAATGGCGGCGGCGGTGGTAGCTGCATCACGTTTCCCGCAAGCGCACAGCACGACATATCGGGCAGCGTCAACCTCGCGGGCGGCGCCAGGCTGGGTGCCGGGGTCTATACGGTCGATGGATATTTCTCGGTCAATACCGGGGGCGCTAGCTGCAGCGATTCCATCGCCGTTTCCGGGACAAATGTCACGATCGTCATTTCGGGGACCGAAACGCCCTCCGATTGGGAATGCAAAGGAAAGGCATTCTGTTTGACCGGCGGCAATGCCATCACACTTTCTGCCCCGCAGAGCGGCACCTACGCCAATCTTGCGGTTATCGGCCCGCAATCATCGAAATCTTATGCAGACGCGGAAATCACCTCCGGCGGCAGAGGTAAGATTTCCGGCGCGTTCTATTTTCCAAAAGGGCTGATCGATTTCGGCGGCGGCGGCCAGATCGGTGATGCCGCAACCGGCTGCCTGCAATTGATTGGCGCAAGTATTTCATTGTCCGGTGGTTCACAGACGATGTCGGAATGCACTCTGTCGGCCACCAGTAGCGAGGTGGAATTGGTTCAATGA
- a CDS encoding FAD-binding oxidoreductase, with protein MLNDPKSHGLWETSAPPAPITEELNDDAHADVVIVGGGYTGFSAAIHLAKLGIKSVLLEAVEVGFGGSGRNVGLINGGMWVMPDDIPGVLGPEYGERCLKLLSDAPVLVRQVIEEHEISCQLEKNGTLHLGVGHKGLEELETRHRQWTARGAPLQLLDSDETRRRTGSAVYSGALFDPRAGTLQPLAYVRGLARAAIASGVKVYTKSPVLAVERRADDWRVATRRGSVTCKWIVVATDAYSTGPWKIVREEQVHLPYFNFATKPLSDNVRKTILPNREGCWDTKEILSSFRMDQRGRLVFGSVGALRNTGHAIHESWAKRSLKRVFPQLGDVEFESAWYGKIGMTSDAVPRFHKFENNVVGFSGYNGRGIAPGTTFGKVLASYIAGNIDDAGLPLPITEPKSDPLRMAKEAYYELGAQVAHLAGARL; from the coding sequence ATGTTGAATGATCCGAAATCGCATGGACTGTGGGAAACATCAGCGCCGCCCGCCCCGATCACGGAAGAGCTGAACGATGATGCTCACGCAGACGTGGTCATTGTCGGCGGAGGCTACACAGGATTTTCGGCGGCGATCCATCTTGCAAAACTTGGGATAAAATCAGTTTTGCTTGAAGCGGTGGAGGTCGGGTTTGGCGGCTCCGGAAGAAATGTCGGGCTCATCAATGGCGGCATGTGGGTGATGCCCGACGACATACCCGGCGTCCTCGGTCCAGAATATGGAGAGAGATGTCTTAAGCTCCTATCGGATGCGCCTGTACTCGTTCGCCAGGTTATTGAAGAGCATGAAATCTCATGCCAGTTGGAAAAGAATGGGACGCTTCACCTCGGGGTCGGGCATAAGGGTCTGGAAGAGCTCGAGACCCGTCACCGCCAATGGACCGCGAGAGGAGCGCCGCTTCAACTTCTCGATAGCGATGAGACACGGCGCCGTACCGGCTCGGCCGTGTATTCCGGCGCACTTTTCGATCCGAGGGCCGGTACGCTTCAACCTCTTGCTTATGTGCGTGGCCTGGCACGCGCGGCGATCGCGTCAGGCGTCAAAGTCTACACGAAGAGCCCTGTCTTGGCGGTAGAGCGACGGGCAGATGATTGGCGGGTGGCGACGCGTCGGGGTTCCGTGACTTGCAAATGGATCGTCGTAGCGACCGACGCTTATTCGACCGGGCCGTGGAAAATCGTGCGCGAGGAACAGGTTCATCTCCCCTATTTTAATTTCGCCACGAAGCCGCTTTCCGACAATGTGCGTAAAACGATCCTTCCGAATAGGGAAGGATGCTGGGATACGAAGGAAATTCTCTCGTCTTTTAGAATGGACCAGCGTGGCCGGCTTGTTTTCGGCAGCGTCGGAGCGCTTCGTAACACGGGACATGCAATTCACGAGTCCTGGGCAAAGCGGTCATTGAAACGGGTTTTTCCCCAGCTTGGCGACGTCGAATTCGAAAGTGCCTGGTACGGGAAAATTGGCATGACCTCGGACGCAGTTCCGCGGTTCCATAAGTTTGAAAACAATGTGGTGGGCTTCAGCGGATATAACGGACGAGGCATTGCGCCTGGAACGACCTTCGGAAAGGTCTTGGCGTCTTACATTGCCGGCAATATCGATGATGCAGGCTTGCCACTGCCGATTACCGAACCAAAGTCCGATCCCTTGCGCATGGCGAAGGAGGCGTACTACGAATTGGGCGCGCAGGTAGCACATCTGGCAGGAGCGCGCTTGTAG
- a CDS encoding LysR family transcriptional regulator — protein sequence MQVPRRFLPSLPLLAAFEAAARTGSVTAAAKELNLTQSAVSRQIRALEEQLGVELFHRERQTIKLTVGGEGYAREIRDALRKISSASLNLRANPYGGTLNLAILPTFGTRWLAPRLPDFLAENPGITVNLVTKITAFDFRLEPVDAAIHFGAAEWPSGELALLRQEIVVPACSPKLREQYNFTEPSDIRAAPLLHLTSRPDAWERWMMMNGVTPDSVHGMLFDQFATATQAAIAGVGVALLPKFLIEEELSQGKLVYALDLQMKSAEAYYLVWPTDRASHPPLLAFKKWILAQTAADR from the coding sequence GTGCAAGTACCGCGAAGATTTTTGCCTTCACTGCCACTGCTCGCTGCTTTTGAAGCGGCGGCTCGTACCGGGAGCGTAACCGCGGCAGCCAAGGAGCTCAATCTCACCCAGAGTGCCGTTAGCCGGCAGATTCGCGCGCTGGAGGAGCAACTCGGTGTGGAGCTCTTTCATCGAGAGCGCCAGACGATCAAGCTCACCGTCGGAGGTGAGGGCTATGCGCGCGAGATCAGGGACGCGCTGCGTAAGATCAGCAGCGCATCGTTGAACCTGCGGGCAAACCCGTATGGAGGGACGCTGAACCTTGCAATATTGCCAACATTCGGCACCCGATGGTTGGCGCCCAGACTACCGGACTTTCTCGCTGAAAATCCTGGAATTACCGTCAATCTCGTCACAAAGATCACGGCGTTCGATTTTCGGTTGGAGCCGGTGGACGCTGCGATTCATTTCGGCGCCGCGGAATGGCCAAGCGGCGAGCTTGCGTTGCTTCGCCAAGAAATCGTCGTTCCAGCATGCAGTCCGAAGCTGCGTGAACAATACAATTTTACGGAGCCCTCGGACATCCGAGCAGCGCCATTGCTCCATCTGACCAGCCGCCCTGATGCTTGGGAACGCTGGATGATGATGAACGGGGTTACGCCGGATTCGGTTCACGGCATGCTGTTCGATCAGTTCGCAACGGCAACCCAAGCCGCAATAGCAGGCGTGGGGGTGGCGTTGCTGCCAAAGTTCCTCATTGAAGAGGAACTCTCTCAAGGCAAGCTGGTCTATGCTCTCGATCTCCAGATGAAGAGCGCCGAGGCGTACTATCTGGTATGGCCTACCGACCGCGCCTCGCACCCGCCGCTGCTTGCCTTCAAGAAGTGGATATTGGCGCAGACCGCCGCCGATCGATGA
- a CDS encoding VOC family protein — MAIDHVHPDDVRSRFSRAMSEMYRTEVPQYGTLMDLVADVNEDTLANDPGLHDALVRNDELDRLSVERHGAIRLGTADELFNIRRVFAVMGMYPVGYYDLSVAGIPVHSTAFRPVDDEALRRNPFRVFTSLLRLELIADEVLRAEAAEILSRRKIFTDRALFLVDKAEMDGGLASEDADEFVREVLETFRWHSDATVTLATYKRLHDAHRLIADVVSFKGPHINHLTPRTLDIDAVQEGMPKRGISPKAVIEGPPRRRCAILLRQTSFKALEENIKFKPAADGGSSGTHTARFGEIEQRGVALTAKGRKLYDELLASVRSDVQVASTGGNSGDYNSQLVETFRQFPDEWRELRTKGLAFFRYSATETGLNNVAGGRLPSNLDALIDAGYVRFDPIVYEDFLPVSAAGIFQSNLGTDVQQNYSESSNRVAFEQSLGAAVQNELDLYADAERRSLDLAYEVLGLGQPAQRLIA; from the coding sequence ATGGCGATCGACCACGTGCACCCAGATGATGTTCGGAGCCGTTTTTCGCGGGCCATGTCGGAGATGTACCGCACGGAGGTGCCGCAATACGGAACTCTCATGGATCTGGTCGCTGACGTGAACGAAGACACGCTCGCGAACGATCCGGGGCTCCACGACGCGCTTGTTCGCAATGACGAGCTCGATCGCCTGAGCGTCGAACGCCATGGAGCTATTCGCCTTGGCACGGCGGACGAGCTTTTCAATATTCGCCGGGTGTTCGCCGTCATGGGCATGTATCCGGTCGGCTATTATGATTTGTCGGTGGCGGGCATACCCGTTCATTCGACCGCTTTTCGGCCTGTAGACGACGAGGCTCTTCGCCGCAATCCGTTCCGAGTCTTCACCTCCCTGCTGCGCCTGGAACTGATAGCCGACGAAGTATTGCGTGCTGAGGCAGCGGAAATCCTTTCTCGCCGCAAGATCTTTACCGACCGTGCCCTTTTCCTGGTCGATAAGGCGGAAATGGACGGCGGACTTGCCAGCGAAGATGCGGATGAGTTCGTCCGGGAGGTCTTGGAAACGTTCCGTTGGCACAGCGATGCCACCGTCACCCTCGCCACCTACAAGCGCCTGCATGATGCTCATCGGTTGATCGCGGATGTCGTCAGCTTCAAAGGGCCGCATATCAACCACCTCACGCCTCGGACGCTTGATATCGATGCTGTTCAGGAAGGCATGCCCAAGCGCGGCATCAGTCCGAAAGCAGTCATCGAGGGTCCGCCGCGTCGACGGTGCGCCATTCTTCTCCGCCAGACGAGCTTCAAGGCACTTGAGGAGAACATCAAATTCAAACCAGCCGCAGATGGTGGTTCGTCCGGAACGCACACGGCGCGGTTCGGCGAGATCGAGCAGCGAGGCGTAGCCCTGACGGCCAAGGGCAGGAAGCTGTATGACGAGCTTCTTGCGTCTGTTCGTAGTGACGTTCAAGTGGCGTCGACCGGTGGCAACTCGGGAGATTACAACAGCCAGCTCGTCGAAACGTTCAGGCAGTTTCCCGACGAGTGGCGTGAGTTGCGCACGAAGGGCTTGGCGTTCTTCCGGTATTCCGCGACCGAAACCGGATTGAACAACGTCGCCGGTGGTCGCCTTCCGTCGAACTTGGATGCGCTGATCGACGCCGGATACGTCAGATTCGATCCGATCGTCTACGAGGATTTCCTTCCGGTCAGCGCTGCGGGGATCTTCCAGTCCAACCTCGGCACCGATGTGCAACAGAACTATTCGGAGAGCTCGAACCGGGTAGCGTTCGAACAAAGTCTGGGTGCCGCCGTCCAAAACGAACTGGATCTTTACGCCGATGCCGAACGACGCTCGCTCGACCTAGCCTACGAAGTCCTGGGGCTTGGGCAGCCGGCCCAACGCCTTATCGCGTAG
- a CDS encoding aldehyde dehydrogenase family protein has product MSTALAHQTAGTSIQSLQAETHQLLSELGVTPQAYADGEICARTPITGEPLGNVKNIPVSEASARVAKAHEAFLAWRNVPAPKRGELIRLLGEELRANKQALGRLVSIEVGKITSEGLGEVQEMIDICDFAVGLSRQLYGLTIATERADHRMMETWHPLGVIGIITAFNFPVAVWAWNAALALVCGNSVVWKPSEKTMLTALATEAIFNRALERFKAEGGEAPEGLAQILVGNREVGEILVDDHRVPLVSATGSTAMGRAVGPKLANRFARAILELGGNNAAIVTPTADLDLTLRGVAFAAMGTAGQRCTSLRRLFVHENVYDQLVDRLKKAYSSVTVGNPLDGNLVGPLIDKAAFDAMQAALQSAKNLGGEVSGGVRHDVGQENAYYVRPALVEMPRQEGPVENETFAPILYVMKYRDFDEVLKLHNAVPQGLSSSIFTNDMREAELFISARGSDCGIANVNIGPSGAEIGGAFGGEKETGGGRESGSDAWKAYMRRATNTINYGRTLPLAQGVKFDVE; this is encoded by the coding sequence ATGTCGACAGCTCTCGCTCACCAGACAGCCGGCACATCCATTCAGTCGCTGCAGGCCGAAACACACCAGCTCTTGAGTGAACTCGGCGTCACCCCCCAGGCCTATGCGGATGGTGAAATCTGTGCTCGCACGCCCATCACCGGCGAGCCCCTTGGCAATGTCAAGAATATCCCGGTCAGCGAAGCATCCGCCCGCGTCGCCAAAGCCCATGAGGCCTTCCTCGCTTGGCGGAATGTGCCGGCTCCCAAGAGGGGCGAGCTCATTCGACTTCTCGGCGAGGAGTTGCGGGCCAACAAGCAGGCACTCGGACGTCTGGTTTCCATCGAGGTCGGCAAGATCACATCCGAAGGTCTGGGCGAAGTCCAGGAGATGATCGATATCTGCGACTTTGCCGTCGGTCTCTCCCGTCAGCTATACGGCCTGACGATCGCCACGGAACGCGCCGATCACCGGATGATGGAAACCTGGCATCCGCTCGGGGTGATCGGTATCATTACCGCCTTCAACTTTCCCGTTGCCGTCTGGGCGTGGAACGCGGCACTCGCGCTCGTCTGCGGCAATAGCGTCGTCTGGAAGCCCTCTGAAAAGACAATGCTGACTGCGCTCGCGACTGAGGCAATCTTCAACCGGGCGCTCGAACGCTTCAAGGCTGAAGGGGGAGAAGCCCCCGAAGGACTCGCGCAGATTCTCGTCGGTAACCGCGAGGTCGGCGAGATACTCGTGGACGATCACCGGGTTCCGCTGGTGTCCGCGACGGGTTCCACCGCCATGGGGCGGGCCGTCGGCCCCAAGCTTGCCAATCGCTTCGCGCGGGCAATTCTCGAACTCGGCGGCAACAATGCCGCCATCGTTACTCCCACCGCCGATCTGGATCTGACGCTGCGCGGCGTCGCGTTTGCGGCAATGGGAACGGCGGGGCAGCGCTGCACGAGCCTCCGGCGCCTTTTTGTGCACGAGAACGTATACGACCAGCTCGTCGATCGGCTGAAGAAGGCATACTCCTCCGTCACGGTCGGCAACCCGCTGGATGGCAATCTCGTGGGACCGCTCATCGACAAGGCCGCCTTCGATGCCATGCAGGCCGCGCTTCAATCCGCCAAGAATCTGGGCGGCGAGGTATCGGGCGGAGTGCGGCACGATGTCGGCCAGGAAAACGCATATTACGTTCGGCCTGCCCTCGTCGAAATGCCGCGGCAGGAAGGGCCGGTCGAGAACGAGACCTTCGCACCCATCCTCTACGTCATGAAGTACCGCGACTTCGATGAGGTCTTGAAGCTTCACAACGCCGTCCCACAAGGACTTTCCTCGTCGATCTTCACCAATGACATGCGCGAGGCGGAACTCTTCATCTCGGCACGCGGATCGGACTGCGGTATCGCCAACGTCAACATCGGTCCTTCCGGCGCCGAAATCGGTGGTGCTTTCGGTGGCGAAAAGGAAACCGGTGGCGGCCGCGAATCCGGATCGGATGCGTGGAAGGCCTACATGCGCAGGGCTACCAACACCATCAATTATGGCCGCACCTTGCCACTCGCCCAGGGTGTCAAGTTCGACGTCGAGTGA
- a CDS encoding pyridoxal phosphate-dependent aminotransferase, translating into MNSVAQATSFRPSDRLSQIGVSEILKITGLSNELKRQGRDVIVLGAGEPDFDTPENIKEAAVRAIAAGQTKYTALDGTAELKAAIRHKFKTENGLEFEQSEITVAAGAKQVIYNAMMATLDPGDEVIIPTPFWVTYADIVIIAGGKPVLVPCKEENGFRLSPEDLEAAITPKTRWLMLNSPSNPSGAAYSEAQYRPILDVLLKHPQVWLMVDDMYEHIVYGDFRFVTPAAIKPELRNRTLTINGVSKAYAMTGWRIGYAGGPAALIKSMAVVQSQSTSCPSSISQAAAVEALTGPQDILLQRRKSFEERRDLVVKALNNIEGITCRVPEGAFYTFSSIAGLIGRKTPEGRVVESDSVFADYLLRSAEVAVVPGSAFGLAPYFRISYATSLAELEDACKRIGAAVAKLRPEGR; encoded by the coding sequence ATGAACAGCGTAGCTCAGGCCACAAGCTTCAGGCCCTCGGACCGGCTGTCGCAGATCGGTGTGTCGGAAATCCTCAAAATAACGGGGCTCTCGAACGAACTTAAGCGCCAAGGCCGCGACGTGATCGTCCTTGGCGCCGGCGAGCCCGACTTCGACACGCCGGAAAACATCAAGGAGGCGGCGGTCCGGGCGATCGCCGCCGGCCAGACCAAATATACGGCTCTCGACGGGACAGCCGAACTCAAAGCTGCGATACGTCACAAATTCAAGACCGAGAATGGCCTGGAATTTGAGCAGAGCGAGATCACGGTCGCGGCCGGTGCGAAACAAGTGATCTATAACGCGATGATGGCCACGCTCGATCCGGGCGATGAGGTGATCATTCCTACGCCGTTTTGGGTGACCTACGCTGATATAGTGATCATTGCTGGCGGCAAGCCAGTTCTTGTTCCATGCAAGGAAGAGAACGGGTTTCGTCTTTCTCCGGAAGACCTCGAAGCAGCCATCACGCCGAAGACCCGCTGGCTGATGCTCAACTCGCCGTCAAACCCGTCTGGTGCGGCCTACTCCGAGGCCCAATATCGTCCGATCCTCGACGTTTTGTTGAAGCATCCGCAGGTGTGGCTGATGGTCGACGATATGTATGAGCACATCGTTTACGGCGACTTTCGGTTCGTTACGCCGGCGGCGATCAAGCCAGAGCTTAGAAACCGCACGCTCACTATCAACGGTGTCTCCAAGGCCTATGCAATGACCGGCTGGCGGATCGGATATGCAGGCGGCCCCGCGGCGCTCATCAAGTCCATGGCGGTGGTCCAGAGCCAGTCGACGTCCTGCCCATCCTCGATCAGTCAAGCCGCTGCCGTTGAAGCTTTGACCGGGCCGCAGGACATCCTCCTTCAGCGTCGCAAGTCCTTCGAGGAGCGCCGTGACCTGGTCGTGAAGGCTCTAAACAATATCGAAGGCATCACCTGCCGGGTTCCGGAAGGCGCATTCTATACATTCTCGAGCATCGCCGGGCTTATCGGTCGAAAGACGCCGGAGGGACGAGTGGTCGAAAGCGATTCCGTTTTCGCTGACTACCTCCTTCGAAGCGCAGAGGTGGCGGTCGTTCCGGGTTCGGCATTCGGTCTCGCCCCATATTTCCGCATATCCTATGCGACCTCGCTTGCGGAACTCGAAGACGCTTGCAAACGAATTGGCGCTGCCGTCGCGAAACTTCGACCTGAAGGCCGGTAA